A window of the Deinococcus malanensis genome harbors these coding sequences:
- a CDS encoding alpha/beta hydrolase family protein, whose product MRALLRLVLMLLVLGAGYVALTRPDTLPFSLPWQASGPEPEPGAPSADTPVEKDNGTLRTDPLGRVTDEAMEAFVARQPISLQALRAREYPGSSLKVKRSLPSGVNYSRQVVSYQSDGLTIYALLTVPTGTAPKGGWPAIVFNHGYIPPDEYRTTERYVAYQDAFARAGFVTLKSDYRGHGSSQGEALGGYNDPGYTVDVLNAATSLKKDPRVNPKRLGLWGHSMGGQLSLRALLVDPDLKAASLWAGVVAGYDVLATDWNRSPEMPAPVLDGLNRRYLRLLSPNSALKELRGRPIQLHHGAADKDVPYSFQKALASDLRAAGQPVEAYRYEGDDHNLSQNLGVALQRSVAFFKKHL is encoded by the coding sequence GTGAGGGCTCTGCTGCGGCTGGTGCTGATGCTGCTGGTCCTGGGGGCTGGCTACGTCGCGCTGACCCGGCCAGACACGCTGCCCTTTTCCTTGCCCTGGCAGGCCTCGGGTCCAGAACCTGAACCGGGGGCTCCGTCTGCGGACACCCCCGTGGAGAAGGACAACGGGACGCTGCGCACCGATCCTCTGGGCCGCGTGACCGATGAAGCCATGGAGGCGTTCGTGGCCCGGCAACCCATCAGCCTTCAGGCCCTGCGTGCCAGGGAGTATCCGGGAAGTTCCCTGAAGGTCAAGCGCTCCCTGCCCTCAGGCGTGAACTACAGCCGGCAGGTGGTCTCGTACCAGTCGGACGGCCTGACCATCTATGCCCTGCTCACCGTGCCCACAGGCACCGCTCCCAAGGGCGGCTGGCCGGCCATCGTGTTCAATCACGGCTACATTCCGCCAGACGAGTACCGCACCACCGAACGCTACGTCGCCTATCAGGACGCGTTTGCACGCGCGGGCTTCGTGACCCTGAAAAGTGATTACCGCGGACACGGCAGCAGTCAGGGCGAAGCGCTGGGAGGTTACAACGACCCCGGCTACACCGTGGATGTGCTGAACGCCGCCACCAGCCTGAAGAAGGACCCGCGCGTCAATCCGAAGCGGCTGGGACTGTGGGGCCACAGTATGGGCGGGCAGCTCAGCCTGCGGGCCCTTCTGGTGGATCCGGACCTCAAGGCGGCCTCCCTGTGGGCTGGTGTGGTGGCGGGGTACGACGTGCTGGCGACCGACTGGAACCGCTCGCCGGAGATGCCGGCCCCCGTGCTCGATGGCCTCAACCGGCGCTACCTGCGGCTGCTCAGCCCCAACAGTGCCTTAAAGGAGCTGCGCGGACGCCCCATACAGCTGCACCACGGCGCGGCGGACAAGGACGTGCCGTACAGCTTCCAGAAGGCCCTGGCGAGCGACCTGCGTGCGGCCGGGCAGCCGGTCGAGGCTTACCGGTACGAAGGAGACGACCACAACCTCAGCCAGAACCTGGGGGTGGCCCTGCAGCGCAGCGTGGCCTTTTTCAAGAAACACCTCTGA
- a CDS encoding metal ABC transporter permease, which yields MSEDAALGTVLSGFFGFGITLLTFIQAGNNANQAGLDKFLFGQAATIVAADVTVMAALAGIGLGTVFVLFKEFKLLSFDPTYAATLGYPTGRLGALLTSLAVVAVMIGLQTVGSVQLLERSGRVMADAAIGVVFPLLFSLYFRDVHLDLDAVLYGEIAYAPLNTLMLGGARFPSRCC from the coding sequence CTGTCGGAAGATGCGGCACTGGGCACCGTACTGTCAGGATTTTTCGGTTTCGGCATTACGCTGCTGACCTTCATTCAGGCAGGCAACAATGCCAATCAGGCTGGGCTGGACAAGTTTCTGTTCGGGCAGGCCGCCACCATTGTCGCCGCAGACGTGACGGTTATGGCGGCGCTGGCCGGAATCGGGCTGGGAACTGTGTTTGTGCTGTTCAAGGAATTCAAGCTGCTGAGTTTCGATCCGACCTACGCCGCGACGCTGGGCTATCCCACCGGGCGGCTCGGAGCGCTGCTGACGTCTCTGGCTGTGGTGGCCGTGATGATCGGCTTGCAGACCGTGGGCAGCGTGCAGCTGCTGGAGCGCAGCGGGCGCGTCATGGCCGACGCGGCCATCGGGGTGGTATTTCCGCTGCTGTTCTCGCTGTATTTCCGTGACGTTCATCTGGACCTTGACGCCGTACTGTACGGCGAGATTGCCTACGCGCCGCTCAATACCCTGATGCTGGGGGGCGCGAGGTTCCCGAGTCGCTGCTGCTGA
- a CDS encoding EAL domain-containing protein, which translates to MSAQDHNIFTGILSGYVALNREGRVTIMDRVAHDLLAQVGCGLGRCWQEVFPPNTAVGRALGQVWQSGQPALLSAPAHSGSGRLFTRVAPTPDGAEVHLELCEVEPGPWDPGQNTARLLQLTQELNAAPGLDAMVETFIRHLHQEAYGVLLALHDPARDCLEVRYAVDYDEAILAPFLQVPLQMQCPATEVFHSGELLILSREECLARYTDLPLAEGTQELVVVPLQASRGVIGVLLLSLHERGTLGLPGRSQMMLLCTHMAGAIERTQLADEARRNESRYRTLLESTSAILWETESNFQVVRNMPTWEAFTGQTFREYRGQGYMTAVHPDDRPAVLNAIQEGLRGGGRFAMQGRLMTARGVYRQVVAQAVPVLGEAGEVLSWMGTVQDVTDAYQHQLRETATREVLLKLNRTSSAREVYETTLAEVVQRTGAQRALLAGVSRNRTTMRILAAREVPDELRHHLSEFTVVDGTPLGQGVASGEPVWLRDILARGTRPNLLPEGIIEQQGEILLVPLHHQQELVALLALAFAGNQDLPDQTLDQLRWLQPHLAQALQRAQLQGALERNEEHGRTILSALEEGVVLISSRGRIVSANQPARRLLGLPDDGPLGSVLDRHWEITDTAGFTVPPDRYPAVLALHTRQPVRNEVVCVVTGGTSRWLSVNAIPITEGEDLQGVVMSLTDITESYTLRQQLEVQAQQDELTGLPNRRVFRRVLEQLATTEKWTPVHAAVLLVDVDQFKLVNDSYGQQVGDALLRSFAERLSDLVRGRGIVTRLAGDEFGLILDLNAMDRVDVSTVAQEVLDVLNGQLSVHGIELQVTASVGVCATGQGGAAVQDLPRNAGLALGEAKRQGAGLWQAFSPSLAAAQDRRIQVERRLRRALQEGELDVSYQPIVELGCDEWSTFEALARWTDAELGPVSPLEFIRVAEESGLINELGQFVMQRALQQSVAWSARWSRRVTVNVNVSATQLMRPDFVGQVEQLLVSTGAHPRQLTLEITEAVVIQQLDFVIGQLQGLRRRGVGVAMDDFGTGFSSLAVLSRLPIDALKVDRAFVRGVYREPRRQALLSAVVLLGQRLEISVVAEGVEEQRELDVLQGLGCTHAQGYYLSRPADAASFDSA; encoded by the coding sequence ATGAGTGCCCAGGACCACAATATCTTCACGGGGATCCTGAGCGGATACGTGGCGCTGAACCGCGAAGGGCGGGTCACCATCATGGACCGGGTTGCCCACGACCTTCTGGCGCAGGTGGGATGCGGGCTCGGTCGGTGCTGGCAGGAGGTGTTCCCGCCGAATACGGCAGTGGGCCGGGCACTTGGTCAGGTGTGGCAGAGTGGTCAGCCGGCCCTGCTGTCGGCGCCGGCCCACAGTGGGAGCGGCAGGCTGTTTACCCGGGTCGCCCCGACGCCGGACGGGGCCGAGGTGCATTTAGAGCTGTGTGAGGTGGAGCCGGGGCCGTGGGACCCGGGCCAGAACACGGCCCGCCTGTTGCAGCTGACCCAGGAGCTGAACGCAGCGCCCGGTCTGGATGCCATGGTCGAAACCTTCATTCGGCATCTTCATCAGGAAGCCTACGGGGTCCTGCTGGCACTTCACGATCCGGCGCGGGACTGCCTGGAGGTCCGCTACGCAGTGGATTATGACGAGGCGATCCTTGCACCCTTCCTGCAGGTTCCGTTACAGATGCAATGCCCAGCTACCGAGGTGTTCCACAGTGGCGAACTGCTGATCCTGAGCCGCGAGGAATGTCTGGCCCGTTACACCGACCTTCCGCTGGCCGAGGGAACTCAGGAACTGGTGGTGGTTCCCCTGCAGGCCAGTCGAGGCGTGATAGGCGTGCTTCTGCTCAGCCTGCACGAACGTGGAACACTCGGACTACCGGGACGCAGCCAGATGATGCTGCTGTGCACCCACATGGCCGGAGCCATCGAGCGCACGCAGCTGGCCGACGAGGCGCGGCGCAACGAGAGCCGGTACCGGACCCTTCTGGAGTCGACCAGCGCCATCCTGTGGGAAACCGAGAGTAACTTTCAGGTCGTGCGGAACATGCCCACCTGGGAGGCTTTCACCGGCCAGACCTTCCGTGAGTACCGTGGTCAGGGGTACATGACCGCGGTGCATCCCGACGACCGGCCTGCTGTTCTGAACGCGATTCAAGAAGGCCTGCGTGGCGGCGGACGGTTCGCCATGCAGGGACGCCTGATGACCGCCCGCGGCGTGTACCGGCAGGTCGTGGCTCAGGCCGTTCCTGTGCTTGGAGAGGCCGGTGAGGTTCTGTCCTGGATGGGAACTGTTCAGGACGTGACCGACGCGTATCAGCATCAGCTGCGGGAAACCGCCACGCGAGAGGTGCTCCTGAAGCTCAACCGGACCAGCTCGGCCCGTGAGGTTTACGAGACCACACTGGCCGAAGTGGTCCAAAGGACCGGGGCGCAGCGCGCCCTGCTGGCTGGGGTGTCCAGGAACAGGACGACCATGCGGATACTTGCCGCCCGGGAAGTCCCGGACGAACTCCGGCACCACCTGAGTGAATTCACTGTGGTGGACGGAACGCCGCTGGGGCAGGGCGTGGCCAGCGGAGAGCCGGTCTGGCTGCGCGACATCCTGGCCCGGGGCACCCGCCCCAACCTGCTGCCTGAAGGCATCATCGAGCAACAGGGCGAGATTCTGCTGGTGCCGCTCCACCACCAGCAGGAATTGGTGGCGTTGCTGGCCCTGGCGTTTGCCGGGAACCAGGACCTGCCGGATCAGACGCTCGATCAGCTGCGGTGGCTCCAGCCCCACCTGGCGCAGGCACTACAACGTGCACAGCTGCAAGGCGCTCTCGAGCGCAACGAGGAGCATGGCCGGACCATTCTGAGCGCACTGGAAGAGGGCGTGGTACTGATCAGCAGCCGGGGTCGGATCGTCTCGGCCAATCAGCCGGCCCGGCGCCTGCTGGGCCTCCCGGACGATGGCCCGCTGGGGTCGGTGCTCGACCGCCACTGGGAAATCACCGATACGGCCGGATTTACGGTGCCTCCTGACCGGTATCCGGCGGTCCTGGCTCTGCACACCCGGCAACCCGTCAGAAACGAGGTGGTCTGTGTGGTCACGGGGGGCACCAGCAGGTGGCTTTCTGTCAATGCCATCCCGATCACTGAAGGCGAAGACCTGCAGGGCGTGGTGATGTCCCTGACCGACATTACCGAGTCTTATACCCTGCGCCAGCAGCTGGAGGTTCAGGCCCAGCAGGACGAGCTGACCGGTCTGCCCAACCGGCGTGTGTTCCGGCGGGTCCTGGAGCAGTTGGCCACCACCGAGAAATGGACCCCTGTCCATGCCGCCGTCCTGCTGGTGGACGTCGATCAGTTCAAGCTGGTCAACGACAGCTACGGTCAGCAGGTCGGCGACGCGCTGCTGCGGTCGTTCGCTGAGCGCCTGTCAGATCTCGTCAGGGGGCGCGGTATCGTGACCCGTCTGGCTGGAGACGAATTTGGACTGATCCTGGACCTGAATGCCATGGACCGGGTGGACGTGAGCACGGTAGCTCAGGAAGTCCTGGACGTCCTGAACGGGCAGCTCAGTGTCCATGGCATCGAACTGCAGGTCACCGCCAGCGTCGGCGTGTGCGCGACCGGTCAGGGGGGCGCCGCGGTTCAGGATCTGCCCAGGAATGCGGGCCTCGCGCTGGGTGAAGCCAAGCGCCAGGGGGCCGGGCTGTGGCAGGCCTTCTCCCCCAGCCTCGCTGCGGCGCAGGACCGGCGCATCCAGGTAGAGCGCAGGCTGCGCCGCGCCCTGCAGGAAGGCGAACTGGACGTTTCCTATCAGCCGATCGTAGAACTGGGCTGCGACGAGTGGAGCACCTTCGAAGCCCTGGCGCGCTGGACCGATGCAGAACTGGGCCCCGTCAGCCCGCTGGAATTTATACGGGTCGCCGAGGAAAGCGGGCTGATCAATGAACTCGGGCAGTTCGTCATGCAGCGTGCCCTGCAGCAGAGCGTGGCGTGGTCCGCGCGGTGGTCCCGGCGGGTCACCGTCAACGTGAATGTCAGCGCGACCCAGTTGATGCGGCCTGATTTCGTGGGCCAGGTCGAACAGCTGCTCGTCTCCACCGGGGCGCATCCCCGACAGCTGACCCTTGAAATTACCGAGGCGGTGGTCATCCAGCAGCTCGACTTCGTGATCGGGCAGCTGCAGGGTCTGCGCAGGCGCGGAGTTGGCGTCGCCATGGACGACTTTGGAACCGGATTCTCCAGCCTGGCGGTGCTGTCGCGCCTGCCGATCGACGCCCTGAAGGTGGATCGGGCGTTCGTCCGGGGGGTGTACCGCGAGCCGCGCCGGCAGGCCCTGCTGTCGGCCGTGGTGCTGCTGGGACAGCGGCTGGAGATCAGCGTGGTGGCCGAAGGTGTCGAGGAACAGCGTGAACTGGATGTGTTGCAGGGCCTGGGCTGTACCCATGCCCAGGGCTACTACCTGTCGCGCCCGGCGGACGCGGCCAGCTTCGACTCAGCCTGA
- a CDS encoding DUF2243 domain-containing protein, which produces MTGGVLLGLGLGGFFDGIVLHQILQWHHLISARHPPDSLGALQDNTLLDGLFHAATYLFTAVGIWLVWKNAPAQRDTATFVGTLLVGWGLFNVIEGLINHQILGLHHVRPGPGQLAYDLGFLVWGAFMLAAGLRLIRSRQMS; this is translated from the coding sequence ATGACCGGTGGAGTTCTTCTGGGTTTGGGCCTGGGGGGCTTTTTCGACGGCATTGTGCTGCATCAGATTCTGCAGTGGCATCACCTGATCAGCGCGCGCCATCCCCCCGACAGCCTGGGGGCCCTCCAAGACAACACCCTGCTCGACGGGCTTTTTCATGCGGCAACCTACCTGTTCACAGCGGTGGGTATCTGGCTGGTCTGGAAAAACGCGCCGGCACAACGGGACACTGCCACCTTCGTCGGAACCCTGCTTGTGGGCTGGGGGCTCTTCAACGTTATCGAGGGACTGATCAACCATCAGATCCTCGGCCTGCACCATGTCCGGCCCGGGCCCGGCCAGCTGGCCTACGACCTTGGATTTCTGGTCTGGGGCGCGTTCATGCTTGCCGCTGGCCTGCGGCTTATTCGCTCCCGCCAAATGAGCTGA
- a CDS encoding DUF2171 domain-containing protein, producing MTHSEHDQHPNLQPGMDVVCADGYVHGQVISTSGPYLQTTDPDGRAHHLPLSAVDRVDTQVHLKMTHQELINAL from the coding sequence ATGACGCACTCTGAACATGATCAGCATCCGAATCTTCAGCCTGGAATGGACGTGGTCTGCGCCGACGGCTATGTCCACGGACAGGTCATCAGCACTTCCGGACCCTACCTGCAGACCACGGACCCCGACGGCCGGGCCCACCACCTGCCCCTGTCTGCTGTTGACCGGGTGGATACCCAGGTTCATCTGAAAATGACGCACCAGGAGCTGATCAACGCCCTGTAG
- a CDS encoding MBL fold metallo-hydrolase — protein sequence MTQSHSPLPHHPPVSTFGGTQQLRPDVVRVRLPMVNVYLLGRPGEPWILVDAGMPGTAGLIRAAARKVHGERPPEAIVLTHGHLDHIGALKALKAEWNVPVYAHTLELPHVNNEAPYPFPDPTVGGTMSLLSPAFVPGPFDLQVMALQPGGTVPFLPEWRWLHTPGHTSGHISLWRDRDRSLIAGDAFVTTHQETARGALLLRPTVVQGPPAYYTPNWDAAKESVHLLAALDPDLAATGHGHPMGGPELMASLHRLAKNFDEAARPVRGWYLTRPVPVAPARAGQPDPWRTRVLAGMLFLGVFLLSGGRRRR from the coding sequence ATGACCCAGTCCCATAGCCCCCTGCCGCATCACCCTCCCGTGTCCACCTTCGGGGGCACACAGCAGCTGCGCCCGGACGTGGTGCGTGTTCGGCTGCCCATGGTCAACGTGTACCTGCTGGGCCGCCCCGGAGAGCCCTGGATCCTCGTCGACGCGGGGATGCCAGGTACCGCCGGTCTTATTCGCGCTGCAGCCCGCAAGGTCCACGGCGAGCGTCCACCGGAAGCGATCGTGCTCACGCACGGGCACCTGGACCATATCGGGGCGCTGAAGGCCCTGAAAGCCGAGTGGAACGTGCCGGTCTACGCCCACACCCTGGAGCTGCCACACGTCAACAACGAGGCCCCCTATCCCTTTCCTGACCCCACCGTGGGCGGCACCATGAGCCTGCTGTCCCCGGCCTTTGTTCCGGGGCCGTTTGACCTCCAGGTCATGGCCCTGCAGCCGGGAGGCACAGTCCCTTTCCTTCCGGAATGGCGCTGGCTGCATACCCCCGGGCATACGTCCGGCCACATTTCATTGTGGCGTGACCGCGACCGGTCGCTGATCGCTGGAGACGCCTTCGTGACCACGCATCAGGAGACTGCCAGGGGAGCACTGCTGCTGCGGCCGACGGTGGTTCAGGGCCCGCCGGCCTACTACACACCCAACTGGGACGCGGCAAAAGAGTCGGTTCACCTTCTGGCGGCCCTGGACCCTGACCTGGCTGCCACGGGCCATGGCCACCCCATGGGCGGCCCTGAGCTGATGGCGTCGCTGCACCGACTGGCCAAGAACTTCGATGAGGCGGCCCGCCCGGTGCGTGGCTGGTACCTGACGCGCCCGGTCCCGGTGGCACCAGCACGGGCCGGCCAGCCGGACCCCTGGAGAACCCGCGTGCTGGCCGGGATGCTGTTTCTGGGCGTCTTCCTGCTGAGCGGCGGACGCCGGCGCCGCTAG
- the treZ gene encoding malto-oligosyltrehalose trehalohydrolase, whose product MSDSAVIERPPSLGAVPGPEGTTFRMWSTHAREAALMVYDGDRASRRPLQAAGQGVFEGTFADLGPGTRYKFEVSGQAFPDPYARWLPEGVHGPAVVWASSYVPRHAPPQRQRHELVIYELHVGTFTPEGTYRAAAKRLGHLRDLGITAIELLPLSAFPGQRGWGYDGVAHFAPFAPYGPPEDLQAFIDEAHGHGLLVLLDMVYNHFGPDGNYLGAYSPQYFTPAHQTPWGSAPDYTQPFMRQLAVDSAEHWLRTYGFDGFRLDATHEIVDTSEQHILSELTGRTHAWGQERGAATFVFCEDDRNFPPLVQDTGADGIWTDDFHHQVRVVLTGEQDGYYAAYRPDVADLARCIERGWLYEGQPWPLSGKPRGLASDGLDAPAFVYCIQNHDQIGNRATGDRLQETAGEEGFLAASALLLFLPMTPLLFQGQEWMASTPFQFFSDFSGDLGRQVTEGRLAEFAGFEGFGAHTVPDPQAPSTFRHSTLDWAEPRNDVHARVLEVYRKLLRLRREDPVLGHASRGELQAGSAGPVLWVERRLGRQRRLLLVNFGQETAGVRDSLPYSLEGAHELLNTSASGDSGVPAFSAVLYVLPDA is encoded by the coding sequence ATGTCTGACTCTGCTGTCATTGAACGTCCCCCCTCCCTGGGTGCGGTTCCCGGGCCGGAGGGCACCACCTTCCGGATGTGGAGCACCCACGCACGTGAGGCGGCCCTGATGGTCTACGACGGCGACCGTGCCTCACGCCGCCCCCTGCAGGCGGCTGGCCAGGGGGTCTTCGAAGGCACCTTTGCGGACCTGGGTCCCGGCACCCGGTACAAATTCGAGGTCAGTGGGCAGGCTTTTCCCGACCCGTATGCACGCTGGCTCCCTGAAGGGGTGCACGGTCCGGCGGTGGTGTGGGCAAGCAGTTACGTGCCCAGGCACGCCCCTCCACAGCGTCAGCGCCACGAACTGGTGATCTATGAACTGCACGTCGGGACCTTCACCCCCGAAGGCACCTACCGGGCAGCTGCAAAAAGGCTGGGGCACCTGCGGGACCTGGGAATCACGGCCATTGAACTGCTTCCGCTATCTGCTTTTCCAGGGCAGAGGGGCTGGGGTTACGACGGGGTCGCGCACTTTGCGCCCTTCGCGCCCTACGGACCACCTGAAGACCTTCAGGCCTTTATCGATGAGGCGCATGGCCACGGGCTGCTGGTGCTGCTGGACATGGTCTACAACCATTTCGGCCCTGACGGAAACTATCTGGGCGCCTACAGCCCCCAGTATTTCACGCCGGCACATCAGACGCCGTGGGGCTCGGCTCCTGATTACACCCAGCCCTTTATGCGTCAGCTGGCCGTCGACTCGGCAGAGCACTGGCTGCGCACCTACGGTTTTGATGGCTTCCGGCTGGACGCCACCCACGAAATCGTGGACACCAGCGAGCAGCACATCCTCTCGGAACTGACCGGGCGGACACATGCCTGGGGCCAGGAACGGGGGGCAGCGACCTTCGTGTTCTGCGAGGACGACCGCAACTTTCCCCCGCTGGTGCAGGACACCGGCGCCGACGGGATCTGGACCGACGACTTCCACCATCAGGTGCGCGTGGTCCTGACGGGTGAGCAGGACGGCTATTACGCCGCCTACCGGCCAGACGTGGCCGACCTGGCGCGCTGTATCGAGCGGGGGTGGCTGTACGAGGGCCAGCCCTGGCCCCTGAGTGGCAAACCGCGGGGCCTCGCCTCAGATGGGCTGGACGCTCCGGCCTTCGTGTACTGCATCCAGAACCATGACCAGATCGGCAACCGGGCGACGGGGGACCGGCTGCAGGAGACTGCCGGAGAGGAAGGCTTCCTGGCCGCCAGCGCACTGCTGCTGTTTCTGCCGATGACGCCGCTGCTGTTCCAGGGACAGGAATGGATGGCCAGCACACCGTTCCAGTTCTTTTCCGATTTTTCCGGCGATCTGGGCAGGCAGGTCACCGAGGGGCGCCTGGCCGAGTTTGCGGGTTTTGAAGGCTTCGGTGCCCACACGGTGCCTGATCCACAGGCGCCGTCCACCTTCCGGCACAGCACGCTGGACTGGGCCGAGCCCAGGAATGACGTGCACGCCAGGGTGCTGGAGGTCTACCGCAAGCTTCTGAGGCTGAGGCGGGAGGATCCGGTGCTTGGTCATGCCTCCCGAGGCGAATTGCAGGCGGGGTCCGCTGGACCGGTTCTTTGGGTGGAGCGCCGGCTCGGCCGTCAGCGGCGCCTGCTGCTGGTGAATTTCGGCCAGGAAACGGCTGGCGTGCGGGACTCGCTGCCCTACAGTCTCGAGGGAGCACACGAGTTGCTAAACACCTCTGCGTCGGGGGATTCCGGGGTTCCTGCCTTCAGCGCCGTACTTTATGTATTGCCGGACGCCTGA
- a CDS encoding cyanophycinase: MEQPHTERGTLPGKGTLVIIGGHEDKQDSREILKEVARLSGKGKLVIATLASHTREGYFESYQKAFDDLETGELVELYLDERSDANKAAALDTLRGATGVLFSGGDQLRITSLMADTPVEHCLREIYQEGGVVAGTSAGASMMCETMLVKGRSEETYRVGELQMAPGLGLIRGVIIDQHFAERGRMGRLLGAVAQNPRVLGIGIDEDTAILVRGESFTVLGSGGVYVADGSDITHSNVAEARTGETLSLHGVRLHVLAAGDTFDLQAREPGLYRA; encoded by the coding sequence ATGGAACAACCTCACACTGAGCGGGGCACGCTTCCGGGAAAAGGCACGCTGGTGATTATCGGTGGCCACGAGGACAAGCAGGATTCCCGTGAGATCCTGAAGGAGGTGGCCCGGCTGTCCGGAAAGGGCAAGCTGGTGATCGCCACTCTGGCCTCGCACACCCGCGAAGGCTATTTCGAGAGCTATCAGAAGGCGTTCGACGATCTGGAGACGGGCGAACTGGTCGAGCTGTACCTCGACGAGCGGTCCGACGCCAATAAGGCTGCGGCCCTGGACACGCTGCGCGGAGCCACCGGAGTGCTTTTTTCCGGCGGAGACCAGCTCAGGATCACCAGCCTGATGGCAGATACCCCGGTGGAGCACTGCCTGCGCGAGATCTACCAGGAAGGCGGCGTGGTCGCCGGCACCTCGGCCGGTGCATCGATGATGTGCGAGACCATGCTCGTCAAGGGCCGCAGCGAGGAAACCTACCGGGTGGGCGAACTGCAGATGGCGCCAGGGCTGGGGCTGATCCGGGGCGTGATCATTGATCAGCACTTCGCGGAGCGTGGCCGGATGGGACGCCTGCTGGGCGCCGTGGCCCAGAATCCCCGGGTCCTGGGCATCGGCATCGACGAGGACACGGCCATCCTGGTGCGCGGCGAGTCTTTCACGGTGCTGGGCAGCGGCGGCGTCTACGTGGCCGACGGCTCGGACATCACCCATTCCAACGTGGCCGAAGCACGTACCGGGGAGACCCTGTCGCTTCACGGGGTGCGCCTGCATGTGCTGGCGGCCGGAGACACCTTTGACCTTCAGGCGCGTGAGCCAGGACTTTATCGAGCTTAG
- a CDS encoding isoaspartyl peptidase/L-asparaginase family protein: protein MTDTSSKNPHWAIMVHGGAHEVPSEQEEAARDGCLEALQAGRAVLEAGGNAVDAVEAAVRVLEDRPVFNAGYGSAQNADGGVETQASVMDGQTLDVGAVAALVGVRNPVTVAAHLLREEAILLVGDGAHRFARDIGAELCDPDELIAPDVAKQTSDTVGCVALDIRGHVAAAVSTGGLDGQWVGRVGDSPQPGCGYYAEDQVGAVALTGEGERIARLRSAGRIMDRLSRNTPAEAIEAVIREMAARVGGEAGGIALTADGQMGWWHNSPHMPVAFQAAGADGPQVYLTRHEEGAHGTTSH from the coding sequence ATGACTGATACATCTTCGAAGAACCCGCACTGGGCCATCATGGTCCATGGTGGCGCGCATGAAGTGCCGTCTGAGCAGGAAGAAGCCGCCCGCGACGGCTGCCTGGAGGCCCTGCAGGCCGGCCGGGCTGTGCTGGAAGCCGGCGGAAACGCCGTTGACGCAGTTGAGGCCGCCGTCCGCGTTCTGGAGGACCGCCCGGTTTTCAATGCCGGATATGGATCAGCCCAGAATGCCGACGGTGGAGTCGAGACCCAGGCCTCGGTGATGGACGGGCAAACCCTGGATGTGGGCGCAGTGGCGGCCCTGGTGGGCGTGCGCAATCCGGTTACTGTGGCCGCGCACCTGCTGCGTGAAGAAGCGATCCTGCTGGTGGGCGACGGGGCACACCGGTTCGCCCGGGATATCGGCGCCGAGCTGTGCGACCCGGACGAGCTGATCGCTCCGGACGTCGCGAAGCAGACCTCCGATACGGTCGGGTGCGTGGCCCTGGACATCCGCGGCCATGTCGCTGCTGCCGTCTCCACCGGTGGTCTGGACGGGCAGTGGGTCGGGCGGGTTGGGGATTCTCCGCAGCCCGGATGCGGCTACTACGCAGAGGATCAGGTTGGCGCCGTGGCCCTGACGGGCGAGGGTGAGCGCATCGCCCGCCTGCGGAGTGCCGGACGCATCATGGACCGCCTGTCACGGAATACACCTGCAGAAGCCATCGAGGCGGTCATCCGTGAAATGGCTGCCCGGGTCGGCGGTGAGGCCGGCGGGATCGCCCTGACCGCGGACGGTCAGATGGGCTGGTGGCACAACAGCCCCCATATGCCAGTCGCTTTTCAGGCGGCCGGCGCCGATGGTCCGCAGGTTTATCTGACCAGACACGAGGAGGGAGCCCATGGAACAACCTCACACTGA